The Lytechinus pictus isolate F3 Inbred chromosome 17, Lp3.0, whole genome shotgun sequence genome contains a region encoding:
- the LOC135157204 gene encoding uncharacterized protein LOC135157204 yields MQTFKQHLTQLYGEPTQRTARQLQRDVVKSAKLTNHLTFLKRCRDSDIIPPGLQLKSSVDTPKARRILHQASLDLTRERISRTRHQLHDLNSSIASTQTQLSRRLKPDDLDKVQAFNNYTSRKAFQSTKLKQINKFDRLHSRKPTQANQQPPTETTKDTVINLSRHQLTQAEHKVLSLGLNFAVAPKKIPFSDIVQQVEPKLRFLSKAAANEIRLKVTNALSDAKPPKPNLSKEEHSAIQDLRRNQSIHILQADKGNATVVMDQDVYDDKIEDILQDKDTYSKLKRDPTPANERRINQQLLTLHRSDALPKALYFQLRSSSAKSPILFGQPKIHKPNTPLRPIISTRGSPCYNTARHLANILQPLVGQTQHHVTNSKHFIDVVSKTKIQPSDTLVSFDVVSLFTSVPVDQACDIIKQRLITDQDLASRTTLTPDQIHDLLLTCLNSNSFKWRNNYYKQLQGAAMGSPLSPIIANIFMEHFEHQALKTADKTPSLWLRYVDDTFVIWPHSTPDLHQFLNHLNHQHPSIKFTMETQHDNSIPFLDVLITKTPSGFPSHQVYRKPTHTDRYLNFRSHHHPSVHQSVADTLVRRAHQLSDKTHLQQELKHVTNALTTINHYPRRRINTHPSNRQPSTNSDSTQTKPIATIALPYIGKASHRLQRILHSANILVRHQSSRKLHSILHSHKDKHPSNKQPGVYRIPCDCGKVYIGETGRDFDTRLKEHKTHHRRSDWDRSAIVKHAQQENHRIDWDNSHLITNIRHWNTRRVREAIEIHQHHTVPQDPGLHINSIWHPILRHHPTSNQSTTNSNKPPTTVTSLSPPTKHSSLIESPTQPAISPTHTPPPPTSPTHTPPPPTPRYNLRRRPNTSSAHQATHSIPPKPTRRVRRPTRTDRHN; encoded by the coding sequence atgcaaaccttcaaacaacatctgaCTCAGCTCTACGGGGAGCCTACTCAACGCACCGCCAGGCAACTTCAGCGCGACGTAGTCAAATCAGCTAAGCTTACCAACCACCTCACCTTCCTTAAACGCTGCCGTGACTCCGATATCATCCCGCCAGGACTTCAACTTAAGTCTTCTGTTGACACCCCGAAAGCCAGACGCATCCTGCACCAAGCCAGCCTAGACCTCACTCGCGAACGCATCTCACGCACCCGACACCAACTCCACGATCTCAACTCAAGCATCGCTTCTACTCAAACTCAACTCAGCCGACGACTCAAGCCAGACGACCTAGACAAAGTCCAAGCATTCAACAACTACACATCTCGCAAAGCCTTCCAGTCCACCAAACTGAAGCAAATCAATAAGTTCGACCGACTCCACTCCCGCAAGCCCACACAAGCCAATCAACAACCTCCGACCGAAACAACCAAGGACACCGTAATCAACCTTAGCCGACACCAACTTACCCAAGCCGAACACAAAGTACTCTCACTCGGACTCAACTTCGCCGTAGCTCCCAAGAAGATCCCTTTCTCCGACATAGTACAGCAAGTTGAACCCAAACTCCGGTTTCTCTCCAAAGCAGCCGCCAACGAAATTAGACTCAAAGTGACCAATGCCCTCTCCGACGCCAAGCCACCTAAACCAAACCTCTCGAAAGAAGAACACTCTGCCATCCAGGACCTCCGACGTAACCAATCCATCCACATCCTTCAAGCTGACAAGGGCAACGCCACCGTTGTTATGGACCAAGACGTATACGATGACAAGATCGAAGACATTCTCCAGGACAAGGACACCTACTCCAAACTCAAAAGAGACCCAACTCCGGCCAACGAAAGAAGAATCAACCAACAACTGCTAACTCTTCACCGATCCGACGCACTACCCAAGGCACTCTACTTCCAACTCAGATCTTCTTCAGCCAAATCACCAATCCTATTCGGACAACCCAAGATACACAAGCCTAACACTCCCCTCCGTCCTATCATCTCCACCCGTGGGTCACCCTGCTACAACACAGCACGCCACCTGGCCAACATTCTTCAACCACTCGTAGGCCAAACCCAGCACCATGTCACCAACTCCAAGCACTTCATTGACGTCGTCTCCAAGACCAAGATCCAGCCATCCGACACACTCGTCAGCTTTGATGTCGTCTCCCTCTTCACCAGCGTACCTGTAGACCAagcatgtgacatcatcaagCAACGCCTGATCACCGACCAAGACCTCGCATCGAGAACCACTCTCACACCAGACCAGATCCATGACCTCCTCCTCACCTGTCTCAACTCCAACTCCTTCAAATGGCGCAACAACTACTACAAACAACTACAAGGAGCAGCCATGGGTTCACCTCTCTCACCAATCATCGCTAACATCTTCATGGAACATTTCGAGCACCAAGCACTTAAGACTGCGGACAAAACTCCTTCACTCTGGCTCCGCTACGTTGACGACACCTTTGTCATCTGGCCGCACAGCACACCCGACCTTCACCAGTTTCTCAACCACCTCAACCACCAGCACCCCAGCATCAAATTCACCATGGAGACCCAGCACGACAACTCAATTCCCTTTCTAGACGTCCTCATCACCAAGACACCATCCGGATTTCCATCTCATCAAGTATACCGAAAACCCACCCACACAGACCGCTACCTCAATTTCCGCTCACACCACCACCCATCCGTCCACCAATCAGTCGCCGACACTCTCGTCAGACGAGCCCACCAACTCAGCGATAAGACCCACTTACAACAGGAACTCAAGCACGTGACCAATGCACTCACCACCATCAACCATTACCCCAGGAGAAGGATCAACACTCATCCGTCCAACCGCCAACCCAGCACCAACAGCGACAGCACCCAAACCAAACCTATCGCCACCATAGCACTTCCCTACATTGGCAAGGCTTCACACCGATTACAACGCATCCTTCACTCTGCCAACATCCTCGTCAGACACCAATCCTCTCGAAAACTACACTCCATTCTGCACTCTCACAAGGACAAGCACCCATCCAACAAGCAACCAGGCGTTTACAGGATCCCCTGCGACTGTGGCAAAGTCTACATCGGAGAAACCGGCCGAGACTTCGACACCAGACTAAAGGAACATAAGACCCACCACCGACGCAGCGACTGGGACCGATCTGCCATTGTCAAACACGCACAACAGGAAAATCACCGCATAGACTGGGACAATAGCCATCTAATCACCAACATCCGGCACTGGAATACCAGAAGGGTCAGGGAAGCCATTGAGATACATCAACACCACACTGTGCCTCAAGACCCTGGCCTCCACATCAACAGCATCTGGCACCCAATCCTACGTCACCACCCAACTTCCAACCAATCCACAACCAACTCCAACAAGCCACCAACCACCGTCACCTCACTAAGCCCTCCTACCAAACACAGCAGTCTGATCGAATCACCAACTCAACCAGCGATTTCGCCAACACACACACCGCCGCCACCGACTTCGCCAACACACACACCGCCGCCACCGACACCTCGCTACAACCTCCGCCGACGACCCAACACCTCATCCGCACACCAGGCCACCCACTCAATCCCGCCGAAGCCTACCCGACGAGTCCGCCGACCAACACGCACAGATCGCCATAACTGA
- the LOC129281079 gene encoding ADP,ATP carrier protein-like: MAQKSFDAVGFGKDLLAGGVSAAVSKTAVAPIERVKLLLQVQAVSKQIAADKQYKGIVDCFVRVTKEQGTLSLWRGNLANVIRYFPTQALNFAFKDKYKQLFLSGVNKNENFWRYFAGNLASGGAAGATSLCFVYPLDFARTRLAADVGKSGGGREFNGLGDCLKKIVKADGFGGLYRGFGVSVQGIIIYRAAYFGTYDTVKGMVPKEYQNFFLSWMIAQVVTTLSGVTSYPFDTVRRRMMMQSGRKEILYKSTIDCWKKIARQEGPRAFFKGAFSNVLRGTGGALVLVLYDEIKKLI; the protein is encoded by the exons ATGGCACAGAAGAGCTTTGACGCTGTAGGATTTGGCAAGGATTTGCTGGCTGGAGGAGTGTCGGCGGCTGTTTCAAAGACGGCAGTGGCACCTATCGAAAGAGTCAAACTGCTTTTGCAG GTCCAAGCTGTCTCCAAGCAGATTGCCGCCGACAAACAATACAAGGGCATCGTCGACTGTTTCGTTCGAGTCACCAAAGAGCAGGGGACACTATCCCTCTGGAGAGGAAATCTCGCCAATGTCATCAGATACTTCCCAACCCAGGCTCTAAACTTCGCCTTCAAGGACAAGTACAAGCAGCTCTTCCTCAGTGGAGTCAACAAAAACGAGAACTTCTGGCGATACTTTGCAGGAAATCTGGCATCCGGTGGAGCCGCAGGTGCGACGTCTCTCTGTTTCGTTTATCCTCTTGACTTCGCTCGTACGCGTCTCGCGGCCGACGTCGGAAAGAGCGGAGGCGGCAGGGAGTTCAACGGCCTCGGAGACTGTTTGAAGAAAATTGTCAA GGCGGATGGGTTTGGCGGCCTGTATCGAGGTTTCGGTGTGTCTGTTCAAGGCATCATCATCTACCGTGCTGCTTACTTTGGTACATATGATACTGTAAAGGGCATGGTACCCAAGGAATATCAGAACTTCTTCCTTTCGTGGATGATCGCCCAGGTTGTCACCACTCTGTCGGGCGTCACCTCGTATCCATTTGATACC GTTCGAAGGCGAATGATGATGCAGAGCGGCCGCAAGGAGATCCTCTACAAGAGCACCATTGATTGCTGGAAGAAGATCGCTCGACAGGAGGGCCCGCGGGCTTTCTTCAAGGGAGCCTTCTCAAACGTTCTCCGTGGTACCGGAGGTGCTCTGGTGCTTGTACTCTATGACGAAATCAAGAAACTCATCTAG